One genomic window of Microbacterium sp. BH-3-3-3 includes the following:
- a CDS encoding OsmC family peroxiredoxin: MAVTSEAATAWKGSLFEGSGEVTFTSSGIGTFGVNWKARSEGSNSVTTPEELLAGAHSACFSMALSNALAENGTPPESVDATASITFKPGTGITGSHLNVNAVVPGLDAATFEKIAADAKANCPVSQALAGIDITLEATLA; the protein is encoded by the coding sequence ATGGCCGTCACGAGCGAAGCAGCCACAGCCTGGAAGGGCAGCCTGTTCGAAGGTTCGGGTGAGGTGACGTTCACCTCGTCCGGCATCGGCACCTTCGGTGTGAACTGGAAGGCCCGCAGCGAGGGGTCGAACTCGGTCACGACCCCCGAAGAGCTTCTCGCCGGTGCGCACTCGGCGTGCTTCAGCATGGCGCTGTCGAACGCCCTCGCCGAGAACGGCACCCCTCCCGAGTCGGTCGACGCCACCGCGTCGATCACGTTCAAGCCCGGCACCGGCATCACGGGCAGCCACCTGAACGTCAACGCCGTCGTGCCCGGTCTCGACGCCGCGACGTTCGAGAAGATCGCCGCCGACGCGAAGGCCAACTGCCCCGTGTCGCAGGCGCTCGCGGGCATCGACATCACCCTCGAGGCCACGCTTGCCTGA
- a CDS encoding TIGR01777 family oxidoreductase codes for MPESSARRVVIAGASGLIGSALADSLRSDGVEVTALVRHEPRDANEVQWLQNAAPLDPDVLAGADAVVCLNGASIGHFPWTPSYKSELLWSRITPTRTLAAAVRALGDDAPALINASATGFYGSQPGVVLTEEARSGRGLLVDICVEWEAAARGAGDKARVAFLRTAPVVHEQGVLKPLLLLTKLGISGPIGRGTQVWPWITLEDEVRAIRHVIDSDLDGPVNLTGPTRATANDLGFALARRMNRPYALRAPIWGVKLALGADATEALLTSDADVRPTALENDGFTFTHRTVDEAVASAVPAHDAA; via the coding sequence TTGCCTGAGTCTTCGGCCCGACGCGTCGTCATCGCCGGCGCGTCGGGCCTCATCGGCTCCGCTCTGGCCGATTCGCTGCGCTCCGACGGCGTCGAGGTCACCGCTCTCGTCCGACACGAGCCGCGCGACGCGAACGAGGTGCAGTGGCTCCAGAACGCCGCCCCGCTCGATCCCGACGTGCTGGCCGGAGCCGACGCGGTCGTGTGCCTGAACGGCGCATCGATCGGACACTTCCCCTGGACGCCGTCGTACAAGAGCGAGCTGCTGTGGTCGCGCATCACGCCGACGCGCACCCTCGCCGCGGCCGTACGCGCGCTGGGCGACGACGCTCCGGCCCTGATCAACGCGAGTGCCACCGGGTTCTACGGCTCGCAGCCCGGCGTCGTACTGACCGAGGAGGCCCGTTCGGGTCGGGGTCTGCTCGTCGACATCTGCGTCGAATGGGAGGCCGCGGCGCGCGGGGCGGGCGACAAGGCTCGCGTCGCGTTCCTGCGCACGGCTCCCGTCGTGCACGAGCAGGGGGTGCTCAAGCCCCTGCTGCTGCTCACCAAGCTCGGCATCTCGGGCCCCATCGGCCGCGGCACTCAGGTGTGGCCGTGGATCACGCTCGAAGACGAGGTACGCGCCATCCGGCACGTCATCGACTCCGACCTCGACGGCCCGGTCAACCTCACCGGTCCCACGCGGGCGACCGCCAACGATCTGGGGTTCGCCCTCGCCCGACGCATGAACCGGCCCTACGCCCTGCGCGCCCCGATCTGGGGCGTCAAGCTCGCTCTCGGCGCCGACGCCACCGAGGCGCTGCTGACCTCTGACGCCGACGTGCGTCCGACCGCCCTCGAGAACGACGGCTTCACCTTCACGCACCGCACGGTCGACGAGGCCGTCGCCTCGGCCGTCCCCGCCCACGACGCCGCCTGA
- a CDS encoding NUDIX hydrolase: protein MAWTTRASRTVYENRWIHVREDEVTGPHGDGIYGVVRVQHPAVFVIALDDDERVCVIELERYTTGRSLEVPAGGSDGEDPLEAAKRELLEETGVTASEWHYLGRMNALNGIADAPEHVYLARGLETTDATASQHEEGIDQVRWIPFAELLALVADGTVSDGETIAALAFAGIHLGRFR, encoded by the coding sequence ATGGCCTGGACCACCCGCGCATCGCGCACCGTCTACGAGAACCGCTGGATCCACGTGCGCGAAGACGAGGTGACGGGGCCCCACGGCGACGGCATCTACGGGGTCGTCCGCGTGCAGCACCCGGCGGTGTTCGTGATCGCCCTCGACGACGACGAGCGCGTGTGCGTCATCGAGCTCGAGCGCTACACGACCGGGCGTTCGCTCGAAGTGCCCGCGGGCGGCTCCGACGGCGAGGATCCGCTCGAGGCCGCGAAGCGGGAACTCCTCGAGGAGACCGGGGTCACGGCATCCGAGTGGCACTACCTCGGCCGCATGAATGCCCTCAACGGCATCGCCGACGCCCCGGAGCATGTGTACCTCGCGCGGGGTCTCGAGACGACGGATGCCACGGCGTCCCAGCACGAGGAGGGGATCGACCAGGTGCGATGGATCCCGTTCGCGGAGCTGCTGGCCCTCGTGGCCGACGGCACCGTCTCGGACGGCGAGACGATCGCCGCCCTCGCGTTCGCCGGCATCCACCTGGGACGCTTCCGCTGA
- a CDS encoding thioredoxin family protein encodes MDLTLALVIAAALLAATAAVGLLLRRGQGRVRAVDSAESIDPRTLGTGPLGEDATLLQFSTELCSRCPGVHRLLSAVADERTGVRHLDVDLTHRPDLAQRFRVLQTPTTLVLDRTGTIRTRIAGAPTRAVVETELDRLHEEAPHV; translated from the coding sequence GTGGACCTGACTCTCGCCCTCGTGATCGCCGCCGCGCTTCTCGCGGCGACCGCCGCGGTGGGCCTGCTCCTGCGGCGCGGTCAGGGGCGCGTCCGCGCCGTCGACTCCGCCGAGTCGATCGACCCGCGCACGCTCGGCACGGGCCCCCTGGGCGAGGACGCGACCCTTCTGCAGTTCAGCACCGAGTTGTGCTCGCGCTGCCCGGGCGTCCATCGCCTGTTGTCGGCGGTCGCCGACGAGCGCACCGGTGTCCGCCACCTCGACGTCGATCTCACCCATCGCCCCGACCTCGCCCAGCGGTTCCGCGTGCTCCAGACCCCCACGACCCTCGTGCTCGACCGCACCGGCACCATCCGCACCCGTATCGCCGGCGCACCGACCCGCGCCGTCGTCGAAACCGAACTCGATCGTCTGCACGAAGAGGCCCCGCATGTCTGA
- the dapB gene encoding 4-hydroxy-tetrahydrodipicolinate reductase produces the protein MTTRVAIVGGTGKLGGVIREVVEAENGYEVSAILTSTSDLSELDGADLVVDASTPAVSIDVVRAAIERGINVLVGTSGWSNERIALVRSLVEASGTGAVFIPNFSLGSVIGSALAAAAAPFFPSIEIVEAHRETKIDSPSGTAVRTAELIAAARAEVGPVDSPHVDQRARGQRVASVPIHSLRRPGVVARQETVLSGAGESLTIVHDTVEPATAYAPGIRIALAAAREARGVIVGLDSFIDIGVRTRPIEPGAPIADGDVSGQVAGATSA, from the coding sequence ATGACGACGCGTGTGGCCATCGTGGGCGGTACCGGCAAACTGGGCGGGGTGATCCGCGAGGTCGTCGAGGCCGAGAACGGGTACGAGGTCTCGGCGATCCTGACCTCGACCTCCGACCTCAGCGAACTCGACGGCGCCGACCTGGTCGTCGATGCCTCGACCCCCGCCGTCTCGATCGATGTCGTGCGCGCCGCGATCGAGCGCGGCATCAACGTGCTCGTCGGAACGTCGGGCTGGTCGAACGAGCGCATCGCCCTCGTCCGCTCGCTCGTCGAAGCCAGTGGCACGGGTGCCGTGTTCATCCCCAACTTCTCGCTCGGATCCGTCATCGGCAGCGCCCTGGCGGCCGCGGCCGCCCCGTTCTTCCCGTCGATCGAGATCGTCGAGGCCCACCGCGAGACGAAGATCGACTCGCCGAGTGGAACCGCCGTACGCACCGCCGAGCTCATCGCCGCGGCGCGCGCCGAGGTCGGTCCCGTCGACTCGCCGCACGTCGACCAGCGCGCACGGGGTCAGCGGGTGGCCTCCGTGCCGATCCACTCGCTGCGGCGACCGGGCGTGGTCGCTCGCCAAGAGACCGTGCTGTCGGGGGCCGGTGAGTCGCTCACGATCGTGCACGACACGGTGGAGCCCGCCACGGCCTATGCCCCCGGCATCCGCATCGCCCTCGCGGCGGCGCGCGAGGCGCGGGGCGTCATCGTCGGGCTCGACAGCTTCATCGACATCGGCGTGCGCACCCGCCCGATCGAGCCGGGGGCCCCGATCGCCGACGGCGACGTCTCGGGCCAGGTGGCGGGCGCCACCAGCGCATGA
- a CDS encoding histidine phosphatase family protein, producing MTHYIYLVRHGEHQDAEHGLTDGPLSPRGQRQAALLADRLSGLPLDAVWHSPLERAAQTARAVAERLPSVAPESSALLFDCVPTGMTPETPAAYESFFGSVSEAEIEAGRAQMADATAEFLARKTGEVHELVITHNFVISWFVREVLQAPDWRWMTINQAYCGLTVIAQKKGRPWTLLSHNDLAHLPVELRTGLMDPLPV from the coding sequence GTGACGCACTACATCTATCTGGTGCGCCACGGCGAGCACCAGGATGCCGAGCACGGGCTCACAGACGGCCCCCTGTCTCCGCGTGGTCAGCGTCAGGCGGCCCTGCTCGCCGACCGGCTGTCGGGGCTTCCGCTCGACGCGGTGTGGCACTCCCCGCTCGAGCGTGCGGCGCAGACGGCGCGAGCCGTCGCCGAGCGTCTGCCGTCGGTGGCTCCGGAGTCGTCGGCCCTGCTGTTCGACTGCGTGCCCACGGGGATGACGCCCGAAACGCCCGCGGCCTACGAGTCGTTCTTCGGGTCGGTCTCCGAGGCCGAGATCGAGGCCGGCCGCGCGCAGATGGCCGACGCCACCGCCGAGTTCCTCGCCCGCAAGACGGGGGAGGTGCACGAGCTCGTCATCACCCACAACTTCGTCATCTCGTGGTTCGTCCGCGAGGTGCTGCAGGCCCCCGACTGGCGTTGGATGACGATCAATCAGGCTTACTGCGGCTTGACCGTCATCGCGCAGAAGAAGGGCCGGCCCTGGACGCTGCTCTCGCACAACGACCTGGCGCACCTGCCGGTCGAGCTGCGCACGGGGCTGATGGACCCGCTCCCGGTCTGA
- a CDS encoding DUF4395 domain-containing protein — protein MSENARIDVRGPRFAASITAVLLLIATVLSLIGVATAHETSSPGTWLLPQVSVGARIVDPGFLLLLVIALLFVWGVASPRTAPWGVLFRRVVRPRLSPPTEFEDPRPPRFAQGVGLFVTAVGLVLHLAGVPWALPIAAAMAFVAAFLNAAFGLCLGCQLYLVLQRVGLIGRRGTASA, from the coding sequence ATGTCTGAGAACGCCCGCATCGACGTCCGCGGCCCCCGGTTCGCCGCGTCGATCACCGCCGTCCTGTTGCTGATCGCCACGGTGCTCAGCCTGATCGGCGTCGCGACGGCGCACGAGACGTCGTCCCCCGGCACCTGGCTGCTGCCGCAGGTCTCGGTCGGCGCGCGGATCGTCGACCCCGGCTTCCTCCTGCTGCTCGTCATCGCCCTGCTGTTCGTCTGGGGGGTCGCCTCCCCGCGCACCGCCCCCTGGGGTGTGCTCTTCCGCCGGGTCGTCCGACCGCGCCTGTCGCCGCCGACCGAGTTCGAAGACCCGCGTCCCCCGCGGTTCGCCCAGGGCGTCGGCCTGTTCGTCACCGCGGTCGGTCTCGTCCTGCACCTCGCCGGGGTCCCCTGGGCCCTCCCGATCGCCGCCGCCATGGCCTTCGTCGCCGCCTTCCTCAACGCCGCGTTCGGGCTGTGCCTCGGTTGCCAGCTCTACCTCGTTCTGCAGCGCGTCGGCCTCATCGGGCGCCGGGGCACGGCATCCGCCTGA
- a CDS encoding SDR family oxidoreductase gives MTRTALITGASSGLGAEFARQLAARGADVVLVGRNREALEAVAADVRAAHGVGVEVVVADLLDDDAVALVERRVAAGVDILVNNAGFGLDLAFDENAVDDEVRHLRLHVEVALRLTHAALPAMLARGSGRIVNVASVAGFVPRGTYGAAKGWLISFSRWANVAYRKRGVSVTAVCPGFVHTNFHERLGLPPGEEGVPPGMWLTATDVVREGLRDAARGRAVSVPSLRYKVLVAASRLLPDGLVVRAAARGR, from the coding sequence ATGACGCGCACCGCTCTCATCACGGGCGCGAGCTCCGGTCTGGGCGCGGAGTTCGCCCGCCAGCTCGCCGCGCGCGGCGCCGACGTCGTGCTCGTGGGCCGCAATCGCGAGGCACTCGAGGCCGTCGCCGCCGACGTGCGTGCCGCGCACGGCGTCGGGGTCGAGGTCGTCGTCGCCGACCTTCTCGACGACGACGCCGTGGCCCTCGTCGAGAGGCGGGTGGCCGCGGGCGTCGACATCCTCGTCAACAATGCCGGTTTCGGACTCGACCTCGCGTTCGACGAGAACGCCGTCGACGACGAGGTGCGTCACCTGCGTCTGCACGTCGAGGTCGCCCTGCGTCTCACGCACGCCGCGCTGCCGGCGATGCTCGCGCGGGGGAGTGGACGCATCGTCAACGTCGCCTCGGTGGCGGGTTTCGTGCCGCGCGGCACCTACGGCGCGGCGAAGGGGTGGCTGATCTCCTTCAGCCGCTGGGCCAACGTCGCCTACCGTAAGCGGGGCGTCAGCGTCACCGCGGTGTGCCCGGGGTTCGTGCACACGAACTTCCACGAGCGTCTGGGCCTGCCTCCCGGCGAAGAGGGGGTGCCGCCGGGAATGTGGTTGACGGCCACAGACGTCGTGCGCGAAGGACTCCGCGATGCCGCGCGCGGACGCGCGGTGTCGGTACCGTCGCTGCGGTACAAGGTGCTGGTCGCCGCGTCGCGTCTGCTGCCCGACGGGCTGGTCGTGCGCGCCGCCGCCCGAGGGCGCTGA
- a CDS encoding aldo/keto reductase, which translates to MSGPGVDETASPRLRRDRASHPSSPITLQGPGLGSHVRVPLGETGFEVFPLFLGGGEFGWNVDAGASHDILDAYAELGGNALHTADSYAAGRSEFIIGEWLRTRRMRDEAVVTVRIGGHPDNPGLDSVNLVRAVEASLTRLGTDRIDVLSLDAPRGDTALLEDTLATSEWLVDSGKVRAIGAHGYTAAQLVEARILSSAGYPRISVLDVPYNVLRRNEFDGDLRLIASAQGMAVTPSHALAHGFLSGETRTRDQSSQSVRGFQLAANLNRRGTRVLRALDTVGTELGIPDAAVAVAWLLAQKIVTAPIVNAFAPRHVVECMRAVGVRLSRAQLADIARAAE; encoded by the coding sequence ATGAGCGGCCCGGGCGTCGACGAGACGGCCTCGCCACGCCTGCGTCGTGATCGCGCGTCGCACCCCTCTTCTCCGATCACCCTGCAGGGGCCCGGTCTGGGCTCCCACGTGCGGGTTCCGCTCGGTGAGACCGGCTTCGAGGTCTTCCCGCTCTTCCTCGGTGGGGGGGAGTTCGGCTGGAACGTCGACGCCGGCGCCAGCCACGACATCCTCGACGCCTACGCCGAGCTCGGTGGGAACGCGCTGCACACCGCCGACAGCTACGCGGCCGGCCGCAGCGAGTTCATCATCGGTGAGTGGCTGCGCACCCGGCGCATGCGCGACGAGGCCGTGGTCACCGTGCGCATCGGAGGACACCCCGACAACCCCGGGCTCGACTCCGTCAACCTCGTGCGTGCCGTCGAGGCGTCGCTCACGCGCCTGGGCACCGACCGTATCGACGTGCTGTCGCTCGACGCCCCCCGCGGCGACACGGCCCTGCTCGAAGACACGCTCGCCACCAGCGAGTGGCTCGTCGATTCGGGCAAGGTCCGGGCCATCGGTGCGCACGGGTACACCGCCGCGCAGCTCGTCGAGGCCCGCATCCTGTCGTCGGCGGGCTACCCGCGCATCTCGGTGCTCGACGTTCCCTACAACGTGCTGCGCCGGAACGAGTTCGACGGCGACCTGCGACTGATCGCGTCGGCGCAGGGGATGGCCGTGACGCCGTCGCACGCCCTGGCGCACGGTTTCCTCTCCGGCGAGACCCGCACGCGCGACCAGTCGTCGCAGTCGGTGCGGGGGTTCCAACTGGCCGCCAACTTGAACCGCCGGGGGACTCGTGTGCTGCGCGCCCTCGACACCGTCGGCACCGAGCTCGGCATCCCGGATGCCGCGGTGGCCGTCGCCTGGCTGCTCGCGCAGAAGATCGTCACGGCCCCCATCGTCAACGCCTTCGCGCCTCGTCACGTCGTCGAATGCATGCGCGCCGTGGGCGTGCGCCTCAGCCGGGCCCAGCTGGCGGATATCGCACGCGCCGCCGAGTGA
- a CDS encoding thymidylate synthase — translation MPYGHGRRGPRAGIVKRVTADILTPYEDLLRDVFENGTHKSDRTGTGTTSVFGRQIRFDLADGFPLITTKRVHLKSIVYELLWFLRGESNVGWLKENGVSIWDEWADADGELGPVYGVQWRSWPTADGGTIDQIAQVVEQIRRDPDSRRLIVSAWNPADIPDMALAPCHALFQFSVADGKLSCQLYQRSADMFLGVPFNIASYALLTLMVAQQTGLEPGEFIWTGGDCHVYDNHRAQVQEQLTREPYALPTLRFARTPDSIFDYRYDDVIVEGYQHHPAIRGAVAV, via the coding sequence ATGCCGTACGGGCACGGTCGTCGCGGGCCCCGCGCGGGTATCGTGAAGCGCGTGACCGCCGACATCCTCACCCCGTACGAAGACCTGCTGCGCGACGTGTTCGAGAACGGCACGCACAAGTCCGATCGCACCGGCACCGGCACCACGAGCGTCTTCGGCCGACAGATCCGGTTCGATCTCGCCGACGGGTTCCCCCTCATCACGACCAAGCGCGTGCACCTCAAGTCGATCGTGTACGAGCTGTTGTGGTTCCTGCGCGGTGAGTCGAACGTCGGCTGGCTGAAAGAGAACGGCGTCTCGATCTGGGACGAATGGGCCGACGCCGACGGCGAGCTCGGACCCGTGTACGGCGTGCAGTGGCGCTCCTGGCCCACCGCCGACGGCGGCACGATCGATCAGATCGCACAGGTCGTCGAGCAGATCCGGCGCGACCCCGACTCCCGTCGGCTGATCGTGTCGGCGTGGAATCCCGCCGACATCCCCGACATGGCTCTCGCGCCGTGCCACGCGCTGTTCCAGTTCTCGGTCGCCGACGGAAAGCTGTCGTGCCAGCTGTACCAGCGCAGCGCCGACATGTTCCTGGGGGTGCCGTTCAACATCGCCTCCTACGCGCTGCTGACCCTGATGGTCGCTCAGCAGACCGGCCTGGAGCCCGGCGAGTTCATCTGGACGGGCGGCGACTGCCACGTCTACGACAACCACCGCGCGCAGGTGCAGGAGCAGCTCACGCGGGAGCCGTACGCCCTGCCCACGCTGCGATTCGCCCGCACGCCCGACTCGATCTTCGACTACCGCTACGACGACGTGATCGTCGAGGGCTACCAGCACCACCCCGCCATCAGGGGAGCCGTCGCGGTATGA
- a CDS encoding dihydrofolate reductase, protein MTSIGLVWAEAHGGVIGADGGMPWHVPEDLAHFREVTGSSDVIMGRRTWESLPPRFRPLPGRRNIVVTRSDDWSAEGADRALSLDAALDRAEGERAWVIGGGQLYSEAIGHADRIELTRLDVAVDGDTHAPGLDGWSLVAATPVEGWHVSRSGIRYRFETYERRGA, encoded by the coding sequence ATGACCTCGATCGGGCTCGTCTGGGCCGAGGCCCACGGCGGCGTCATCGGCGCCGACGGAGGAATGCCCTGGCACGTCCCCGAGGACCTCGCGCACTTCCGCGAGGTCACCGGGTCGTCCGACGTCATCATGGGTCGGCGTACGTGGGAATCGCTCCCGCCGCGCTTCCGGCCGCTGCCCGGCCGGCGCAACATCGTGGTGACGCGCTCCGACGACTGGTCCGCCGAGGGTGCCGATCGCGCGCTCTCCCTCGACGCAGCACTCGACCGCGCCGAGGGAGAGCGTGCGTGGGTCATCGGGGGCGGGCAGCTCTACTCCGAGGCGATCGGCCACGCCGACCGCATCGAGCTCACCCGTCTCGACGTCGCCGTCGACGGGGACACCCACGCTCCGGGCCTCGACGGATGGTCGCTGGTCGCCGCCACCCCCGTCGAGGGATGGCACGTGTCGCGCAGCGGCATCCGGTACCGCTTCGAGACTTACGAGCGCCGGGGCGCCTGA